Part of the Zea mays cultivar B73 chromosome 4, Zm-B73-REFERENCE-NAM-5.0, whole genome shotgun sequence genome is shown below.
ttgtagttgtgtttatatttgtaaatttcagtttcgccctattcaccccccctctaggcgactatcagttagtccaattgtttgtgttgggcaattcaaccaccaaaattaattagggactaggtgtaagcctaattccctttcatgtaCAGAGTAGAATTCATGCACAAAATCTTCCAATTCGACATCCACACTCTCCTGTGCTGTAATCAAAGCCAATGCATGTGGACAAGGTTTGCCGGTGTGCTGCCACTCTAGGCATGTACACTCATGCAAATATGACTTCACTACATGTCTGTTGTGAGTGTTTGTGCTGTCCTCAACCTGTGCAGAGAAAAAACCATCCTTTGTCACTGATAGATGCCCTAGGCCTCTAGTCCTTGCCTTCAATTGTTGTAAAACAGCAGGTAAGATCTTCCCATTAAGTTTATCTCCAATTCTTCTCCTTTTCTCCCACAACACCATTATCATCTCCCTACACTTGTCTGCAAGCTCAACAACTGGAAGGTCCTTCCAATCTTTAATCCAGTTGTTGAAGACTTCAGCTAGATTGTTGGTGACATAATCACACTTGATGGCAGGATTAAACTGACTCCTCCATTTCAGCTTGTGGTAAGTATCTAGCCATTTCTTTACATCTGGGGAAGCTTCCACAACTTGATTGTAAAAGAATTGCGAAACTGTTGGCCTATCTGTAGAGATGGCAATAGGTACCCGAATACCCGAcgggttttacccgatatgaagacgggtacgggatgatttctctatccgcgggtatgttaatggttaaaaacctctacccgttgggtagacgggtacGAGTAAGGGTTGGTactacccatacccgtctacccGTGGGTAAAATATACCTGCATCAATAGCACTATAAACATCTAATAGAGTCCAACTTAGCTAGAATAAAACCCTTCTCTAGTTATCATTTGTCTAgataccaagttatgtaatcatatgatttgttatatgtgaaattgaagttgtatttatatgtttatttaatattttgagtgattggtatattggaatttaattatttcctagcgggtacgggttacccgacgagtaaaaatacccgcgcgggtacgggtatgagtaagattttatacccgcgagtatatatgggtaacccgacAGGTAGAATTTTTttgatgggtacgggtatggaatggtactacccgacgggtatgtagccgttgccatccctacctaTATGCCCTAGCTGTAGGGTACATCTTAGAGAATATGTCACCTCCAAACCTCTTAACAAAATTCTGCATTAGATGCCTAAAGCATTCTCTTTGGTCAGCCTGAGGGAAAACAAGTTTTACTGCATTTTCTAACCCTTTGCATGCATCTGTACATACAACAAGCAATGGAAGATCTCCTATTGCCTTTTTCAGTTGGCTCATGAACCATACCCAATTATCATCAGTTTCACCATCTATGAATCCAAATGCAAGTGGATACATCCAGTTATGACCATCAATAGCTGTGGCTGCAGCCATATGCCCATTCCATCTACCATTGAGGGCAGTTGAGTCTATGCTGAGGTATGGTCTGCAACCTTCTAAAAATCCTTGAATGCAAGGGGCTAATGCACAAAAAATATGTGGAAATAAATCTTGCCATCTACCTCCTTAATATCAATCTCAATGACACTCCACGGAGAACGACTCAACACCTCTGCCCTCCAattgaaaagcatttgaaaactcTCTTCCCAACTACCATGTAACTCTTTTATCGCCAATTGCCTCCCCTTCCAAACTGTGTCATAATGAATTTCACACTTATATTTTTCTTCCAACCTTTTCCGCAGCTCCTTCGGACCCATGTTAGACTCCTTCTTGAGGAGATGGATAACCTTTGATGCTACCCAAGCGCTAGTAGGGGTCGTGGTTTTCCTTCTAGCACTGGACGTACAAGTGTGTTCCTCAATTAAGACAGTGACCTGCAATAATAAACCTCAGTTAGTAACAACAAAGATGGCAAGGGCACAACATAGATTAGTAACAACAACTCTATACCATAACACTATTCCCAGATTGTTGCCTACGTCCCACAATATGCCAAGGGCAACCTTCTCCTTTGCAATTACCAATAAATCGACTCGGATCAGTTTTATATATTTCTAGCTCAAACTCTTCATTGATCGCAAACTGTCTCACAGCTAGCCTGAAGTCACGCATGCTGGGGTACACTGTTCCAATATCCATACAAGGCTTGTCTGGATCATGCAACATCACTCTCtcatctggaatttcatcatcaacAGGGATGGCTGCATCAATAGTTTCATTCTCACTATAACTTCTATTGACATCACCGTCTTGCATCTTGAAAGCTTCAACAGCCTTCTCAGCAGCTTCATCCTCAGCTCTCAAACCGATCAACTCATACATTCTGTCATCGTCAACAATTTCTATCCTACCTTCCTCATCTTGCCTCTCAACAATTTGAAGTGCGTCCCAGTCAGTACCAACCTTTGGGTGACCACTAGGATGTACTACCAATGCTAAGCTAGGCGGAAGCTCATCGTCAAAactgaaaataaaaataaaaatgtacaATCATACTACTTCATTCGATTTCTATAAAAGTTATTAAATGTAGAATCATACCCGTACATAGAATCATTCCAGCTGTAATCCATCTAGCCAACTGTTGGTGACCAATAATGTGAGATCTCCGCTATTGCTAACTCAAATCAGAACAAACCCTAAAGCCTAAAACCCTTAAGCCCATATGCATACCTGGAGCTCGCCGAGGTTAGCTGAGGGGAACAGGCCACCAAGGGTTGCCGAAGGATAAGTCGTTGTAGCTCGCCGAGGAGAACCGGCTGCCGGCGGTGGAGCTCGCCGTGGGGAGCCCGGGCTACGTGGTGGAGCTCGCCGTGGGGAGCCTGGGCGGCATGGTGGAGATCGCTGTGGTGGAGCTCGCCGTAGGGACGCGGGCGCCGTGCGCGGTCCAGAGAGCACGAGATCTCAGAGAGCAGAGAGGAGGAGCAGAGAGGAGACAGAAAACGACGAGCGAGAGCCAGAGAACGAGTGAGAGAAACAGAAAACGAGCGAGAGACATAATTCACGAGCAATAATTTAGTTTAAGGGTAAAACAGTTCGATCAGTTGATATTTTGTCAAATGACTTCCTAAATGACATTTTATTTGTAAGCCAGTGTTTGAGAATGGCGTAACAACGAAGCGTGTTCTCATAATGGCATTCGAGCGAATCAGTAGTTTGATAATGATAGAATTCCAATTTTCTCGCAGTGGAAGTGTGGGAGACTGGgatatagatgtccaaacgggcggcacggcccggcccagcccgagcACGATTTGGCCCGGCCCGTTTGAGCCCGGCACGGTTAAGCCCGATCACTTAatcgggccgtgccgtgccgcCCGACGGGCCCAGACAGCCACCCGAGCACGGCACGGTGGAGGCCCGACCGTGCCGGGCTGGCCTGAATAGCACGACCCATTTATTAGACCGGGCCGACCCGAGCCCGTAACACACACAATCATATTTAGCACAAAAACCTAAAACTGACATCACAAAAAATCCTCAGAGATAAAGAGATCTTACTGTTATCTAGCTGAATCAATCTATCTACATAGAACACCAGTACATGATCGCTAAAGGGCAAAAGGCCCCAACGAAATTACGATGCATGCATAGTATTTTAAATCCTGCAAAACTACGCTATCTGCTATACCCAGTAATCCGCTAGAAACGTCTTGGCGGCGTCCAGGCTGGGGTAGTATGGCGGCTCCAGGAACATTTGGGCGAGCAGATCCATCCCCTCTGCCGGCACGAACAGCGCCCGGTTGCCCGACGCCTTCGCCGTGCATATCACCGCCGCCACCAGCTGCCAGTACCCGGAGAAGAATCCTCTCGCGCCGGGAGGAGGGACCAGAGAGTACCGGAGCTCTCGAGCCGGAGAAGAAGTAGGGAGCACCGGAGGCAGCCGCGCACAGAGCGAGAGCACCGGAGCACAGGAGCCGCACACAGGAGCGAGAGAGACTGAGAGCGAGAGCTGGATCCGGGAGCCGCCACACGGAGAGGACGCATGAGCGAGAGAGGGTTAGGGTTACCACGGTGTCTTTGCTCATGGACTAAATAACACGGTGTGGGAGGGACTGCGGGCGTGCGGTTGCGGAGTGCGCTATTTGGGCCGTTGGGAGGCAACCCATTATTTGTGGGGCCGTTGGGAGGGGAGTTCTGTGAACGGGCCGGTTTAAAGGCCCGGCTGATAACGGGCCGTGCTCGGGCCAGCCCAACGGGCTCAAATTCCTGTCGAGCCTGGCACGCTCTTCGGGCCGGGCTAAGCTTGGACCCGCTTAAATCCGTGCCGTGCTGAGCTCGTGTCGTGCTAAAAAATCATGCTCCGTGCTGGACTAACGGGCCACGTGCTTTTTGAACATCTATAGACTGGGAGTGGGACAGTGGGTATTCTCGTTGGCTGGCGCCTGGCGGCCTTCATCCCGCTGTTCTCCAGCCACGCCACGTCACCACCCTCACCTCACCTGCTCTTTCGGCCacgcagaaaaggaaaagaagaaaaaaaagacaaGGCAAATCACCGTCCACCAACCACGGGCGCGAAACGCGACCGGGTCCACCTGTCATCCATACCACGGCTCGCCTTCCTAATCTCGGGACTCGGGTCCGCGATGCGAGCCACCAAGAGATCCACGAATATACCCATCCCATTCCCCACAAGGCTCCGTCccttcggcggcggcggcgatgtcTCTCCCCCCTGGCCCGGCGGACAGTGGCACCGGCACCGGAGACGACTGGTTCCTCGACTGCGGCATCCTCGACGACCTGCCCGCCGCGGCCTGCGGAGCCTTCCCGTGGGACGCGTCCCCGTCGTCTTCCAACCCCAGGTCCGCCCAGATCGACCGACCGATTCCTCCCTTCCCCACGCCACCTCCTAGTTCCGGAAGGCACGGATGCTTTGTTTGGCGTACGGTCCTGGCGACAGGTCCCGTGACCCCGGCGTTCCGTATCTTTGCGATGAGTATATTGTGGAATCGTGACGGGCGGATgaattgttttggggatttgggctGTGTAGTAGTCTACTAGATGCATGCGCGTGGAGGCGTCTGATCCGTAGAGGTGGTTTCTTTACACTGCGGATCTTCCAGTCTGTTGCTCGTGCTATAAACCTGCCGAGGCTGCTTTTGTACAGGTTAAATTAGATTAGAGTTCCCAAACAAAAAAAATGGTTTCCTAAAAAAACAAGGCTGCTGAGTTTGCGCGCTGCAAGATAACTTGCCTTGGTAGGTTTGTTCTCGTGTTTCCGTGACTGTGCTTATGAGTTATGACAGTGGAACGGATGTATTACGTGTGACTATGACCAATGATTTGCTCAAACGATTGAGATGGATGTTTTAATTGATTGATGGCGATTGTAATACCAGTCTTGATGATAAGTGGTGTGGCTGCGAGTGATGGGATGCCATGTGTTGCTCGGCCATGGATGGAAATGGAATCGTGACACCTGACTGGAGAGCCAAAGATACAACTTCTCATCTTCTCCTGTCATGTATGCGCTGATGCTGCTATGATATTAATTTTGAGAGTAATTTGCAGTGATCTTGTTGTTTGACCTTTTTTTTCTTGCTTTACTGAAAGCGGTCCACTCCATATGCTCAGAATTCAATGCCTTACATGTAGCTAGTTGTCTGATTACTTTCGTCCATGAATGGTTTCCAGTTAATTGGTTGAGAACAGGTACTAGCCAAATACGAAAAAAAAGTTCATGTCCAGTTGGAGCTGCTAATCACCCTTATATTTTACAGTGTGGAAGTGGGCAGCTATGTAAACGCCAATGATGCATTCAAGGAGCCCAATGATGTCTTCAAGGAGCCTGGCAGCAGTAAACGGTGTGTCTGTTGTTTCGCTCTACGACTTAAACAAAATTCATATTGCCGCCGTGCTGTATGCAGCCACCATTCTTAACTCTATTGCAACTTACAGTTTACGGTCAGGATCCAGTGATATGCCAACATCTAAAGCTTGCAGGGAAAGAATGAGGAGGAACAAGCTGAATGACAGGTAGACCGTAAACACAATTTTGCTGGCACTGGAGTACCAAAGGTGGATTGCCATGTCATTGGCACACGTTTTTTATTATTTCTTATGGTTTCTAGGTTTCTTGAACTGGGGTCTGCATTAGAACCTGGGAAGCCAGTGAAAGCTGACAAAGCTGCCATCCTAAGCGATGCTACTCGCATGGTTATTCAGCTCCGTTCAGAATCACAGCAACTGAAGGAGACTAATGGCAGCCTCGAAGAAAAGATTAAAGAACTAAAGGTTATTCAGCTACTTCTTGTTAATACTGTTAACTCACTCACATATAAAACATTGTCCTTTTATGGCGCGAGCATGCCCGTGTTATTTCTTGTTAACATTTATGAATCTGTTCCTGTTTCTTCAAATTCCAGGCCGAGAAGGACGAGCTTCGCGACGAGAAGCAGAAACTGAAACTGGAGAAGGAGAGTCTAGAGCACCAGATGAAGCTGATGGCATCGGCTCCAGCCTACATGCCCCATCCGACCCTGATGCCGGCGCCTTTCGCCCAGGCGCCCCTAGCTCCATTCCATGCCCAGGGCCAAGCTGCAGGGCAGAAGCTGATGATGCCCTTCGTCGGCTACCCAGGGTACCCAATGTGGCAGTTCATGCCGCCTTCAGAGGTCGACACCTCGAAGGACAGCGAGGCGTGCCCTCCTGTCGCATGATCACCTTGATGGGGCTGGTCCTGCTCACACCATGT
Proteins encoded:
- the LOC118476893 gene encoding transcription factor ILR3 isoform X1 — protein: MSLPPGPADSGTGTGDDWFLDCGILDDLPAAACGAFPWDASPSSSNPSVEVGSYVNANDAFKEPNDVFKEPGSSKRLRSGSSDMPTSKACRERMRRNKLNDRFLELGSALEPGKPVKADKAAILSDATRMVIQLRSESQQLKETNGSLEEKIKELKAEKDELRDEKQKLKLEKESLEHQMKLMASAPAYMPHPTLMPAPFAQAPLAPFHAQGQAAGQKLMMPFVGYPGYPMWQFMPPSEVDTSKDSEACPPVA
- the LOC118476893 gene encoding transcription factor ILR3 isoform X2, giving the protein MSLPPGPADSGTGTGDDWFLDCGILDDLPAAACGAFPWDASPSSSNPSVEVGSYVNANDAFKEPNDVFKEPGSSKRERMRRNKLNDRFLELGSALEPGKPVKADKAAILSDATRMVIQLRSESQQLKETNGSLEEKIKELKAEKDELRDEKQKLKLEKESLEHQMKLMASAPAYMPHPTLMPAPFAQAPLAPFHAQGQAAGQKLMMPFVGYPGYPMWQFMPPSEVDTSKDSEACPPVA